A genomic region of Conger conger chromosome 6, fConCon1.1, whole genome shotgun sequence contains the following coding sequences:
- the gabrg1 gene encoding gamma-aminobutyric acid receptor subunit gamma-1, giving the protein MNGGDFALGSEVRLHRIGGKALFVCLFLACLRVCESFSPNKLEEEDYEDVPINKTWVLSPKVYESDVTLILNKLLLGYDNKLRPDIGVRPTVIETAVYVNSIGPVDPINMEYTIDIFFAQTWYDSRLKFNSSMKLLMLNSNMVGKIWIPDTFFRNSRKSDAHWITTPNRLLRLWSNGRVMYTLRLTINAECYLKLHNFPMDEHSCPLEFSSYGYPKNEIQYRWQRRSVEVADQRYWRLYQFAFVGLRNTSDVAHTQSGEYVIMTIFFDLSRRMGYFTIQTYIPCSMIVVLSWVSFWINKDAVPARTSLGITTVLTMTTLSTISRKSLPKVSYVTAMDLFVSVCFIFTFAALMEYGTLHYFTSNRQAKKAKATSTQRSAVVNIRPSASLLQMNNIAPYQEDDDYAYECLDGKDCASFFCCFEDCRSGAWRENRMQVRVSKIDSYARIFFPTAFGLFNLVYWVGYLYL; this is encoded by the exons ATGAACGGCGGGGATTTCGCGCTCGGTTCGGAGGTTCGGCTGCATCGTATCGGGGGGAAGGCGCTGTTTGTTTGCCTGTTTCTAGCTTGCCTGCGAGTCTG TGAGTCATTCAGCCCAAACAAACTGGAGGAGGAAGACTATGAAGACGTCCCAATAAATAAAACCTGGGTTTTGTCACCCAAGGTCTACGAGAGCGATGTCACCCTTATCCTGAATAAACTGCTCCTGGGCTACGACAACAAACTCCGGCCTGACATTGGAG TGAGGCCAACTGTTATCGAGACGGCAGTTTACGTCAACAGCATAGGACCCGTCGACCCCATCAATATG GAGTACACCATTGACATATTCTTCGCCCAGACGTGGTACGACAGTCGTCTGAAGTTCAACAGTTCCATGAAGCTCCTAATGCTCAACAGCAACATGGTGGGGAAAATCTGGATCCCAGACACCTTCTTCCGGAATTCCCGGAAGTCCGATGCCCACTGGATCACCACGCCCAACCGGCTGTTGAGGCTTTGGAGCAACGGGCGGGTGATGTACACACTGAG gttgacaATTAATGCGGAGTGCTACCTTAAGCTGCATAACTTTCCCATGGACGAGCACTCCTGTCCCCTGGAGTTCTCCAGCT ATGGCTACCCCAAAAATGAGATTCAGTACCGCTGGCAGCGGAGGTCGGTGGAGGTGGCGGATCAGCGGTACTGGAGACTGTACCAGTTTGCATTCGTGGGGCTGCGGAACACTTCAGATGTGGCCCATACCCAATCAG GAGAGTATGTCATCATGACAATCTTTTTTGACCTGAGTCGGCGGATGGGCTACTTCACCATCCAGACCTACATCCCCTGCAGCATGATCGTGGTGCTGTCCTGGGTCTCCTTCTGGATCAACAAAGATGCCGTGCCGGCCAGGACGTCCTTGG GTATCACCACGGTGCTCACCATGACAACGCTCAGCACCATCTCCCGGAAGTCCCTGCCCAAGGTGTCCTACGTGACGGCCATGGACCTATTTGTGTCCGTCTGCTTCATCTTCACCTTCGCCGCCCTGATGGAGTATGGCACGCTACACTACTTCACCAGCAACCGGCAGGCTAAGAAGGCTAAAGCTACCAGCACACAG AGATCGGCGGTGGTGAACATCCGGCCGAGTGCGTCGCTGCTGCAGATGAACAACATCGCCCCCTACCAGGAGGACGACGACTACGCGTACGAGTGCCTGGATGGGAAGGACTGTGCCAGCTTCTTCTGCTGCTTCGAAGACTGCCGCTCGGGCGCCTGGCGCGAGAACCGCATGCAGGTGCGCGTCTCCAAGATCGACTCCTACGCCCGGATATTCTTCCCCACTGCGTTCGGCCTCTTCAATCTCGTCTACTGGGTGGGCTACCTCTACCTGTGA